ACCACACGCTATACGGGCGCGGCGAATGTACACGACATTGTCGTCAACGAGGAGTCCGGATATGCCTACTTGGTGGGAACCAATGGCTCTAGCCCAAGTTGTGGTGGCGGTTTACATATGGTGGATATTCGGAATCCACTTGCACCGAAATTTGCAGGTTGTTTTTCGGAACCCAGAACAGGCCGTGCCGGAACCGGATACATCCATGATGCCCAATGTGTAAACTACAAAGGCCCAGACACCCGTTATTCCGGACGAGAAATTTGTTTTTGTTATGCCGAAACCGCAGTTAATATCGTGGATGTAACCGATAAATCGAGTCCCAAATCCCTCTCGATAACCGTTTATCCCAACGTAGGTTACGTACATCAAGGCTGGGCCTCTCCAGACCATCGATACATTTTCGTTGACGATGAGTTTGACGAATCACGGGGTCTCACCAACAATGCCACCCGAACCATCATCATGAATATTGAGGATCTCCAACGGCCATTGCTGGCTAAGGAATATTTTAGCTTGACCTCGGCGGTGGATCACAACCAATACGTTAAGGGGCGCTATTTGTACCAAGCCAATTACACGGCAGGGCTTCGGATTTTGGATGTCTTAGACCCCAATAATCCCAAAGAAATTGGGTATTTCGATTGTTTCCCAAATGACGATTCCCCCATTTACGAAGGTGCGTGGAATGTTTATGCCTATCATAAAAATGGTGTCATTTCAATGAATTGTATTGGTCAAGGGGTATATGTAGTACGCCCACAAACAAATTTACTCGCCACCGACGACGAAACACCCCAATCCCCCCAGATCGGTACGGTTTACCCAAATCCTTTCCAGATGCATGCCCAGCTAAAACTGACGCTTGAGCGAACGGAATGGGTGAATATTTCCGTTTTTGATGTATTGGGCCGACAAGTCAGCACCCTCCATTCAGGCGTTTTGGGTTCTGGCGTCCACGAGTTCCCCATTCAGGCCCAAGATTGGCCTGGCGGACGATATTTGTATAAAATCCAAGCCGGGAAGTCGGCACACTTGGGTAGCTTTGTCCTTAATAAATAATATTTTATGACCTTCCGTTCACCCAAATCCGTTAAAGTCCAAACACAGAACCAAAGCCTTGTTATCCAATGGGCAGACGGTCACGAAAGTATCTTTCCTCTGGATGGTTTAAGGCGCGAATGTCCTTGTGCGGGTTGTAAAGGCGGTCACGAGAACATGGGCGAGGCATTTGATGTCATGATCTTTCGCTTGCCAGCCTTGCAACATCAAACCGTCAAAAAAATAGAGCCGATTGGCCATCATGCCTTGCGGATTACTTGGGAGGATGGCCACAATGCGGGGATGTATCGTTGGGATTTGCTCCGAGCGGCATGTCCATGTGATTCATGCTTCTCGGCATCGTCTATTGGAACTCAATAGTGGTTCCGGCATAACCTGCAAAAATGCCTAAGCCATTGGAAATATTGGAATAGACGGGAACAGGCTCTACAATGGGCACATCGGAAAATGTCCGCTGATCCATGATAGAACGCTCATATTGGTACAATTCAGGAGAAATACGCGCCAATATAACGTGGTATTTCATTTGATCTGTAAACAATTTTGTACCGTCGGATGTATTTCCTTCACGGTATCGCAGGGTATAACCCGAAATGGTAATGGGGATCTTAATCTGCTGGCCCGCCATCCCTTTGTCTGTAAAAGTTGCAATGCGACGCCGATCATCCTCACCGGAAAGTTCGTCATCAAATTCTCCGGAAGCGCTCAACCATTCGCTTGAGGATTTAAACCGATACCCAACCAAAACGGATGGATAAGCAGTGGATTGAAGCGATGTGGTGGTTTCCTGTATAACGGCAATCATATACTGGTCTCCCTCGGCAAGGGCGTCTGTAAATTCTAATGCAACCAAAGCCGAAAGCCGCCGATTGATGGTATTTTGAGCCCCTCTTTCCGTTGAACGGCTGATGCCCATGCTCTGCCGGTCCAACGTGAGGCCATTGGGCAAACGAGCGGTAGCCGTTGCTGTTGGATAACCTGTGGCGGAAACAACCAACTGATACGTTACACCAAATTGCGGCTTGTTCGTAGCCGAGCGATAACAACCACAAGCCACCAAAAAGGGCAAAACCTCGACCAATTGCCCATCTCCATAAAGTTTTACTTGTGCCGCCGAATAGGACGAAGGGGTCGTTTTATTTTCGAAGAGCGCATACGGCAGTGTTACCGAAACCTCCCAAAAGGTCTCCGGCGTAAAGATGCCGTTCACCACCAACTGCTTGGGCAAAGGAGGCGGGTCTAAGAAAACAGGCTGGTTAATTTGATCGCAAGCAGAAATCCCACAGAACAACCCCAACATCAAGATGGTCTTCAGGTATTTTGACCGTCCATTTTGGTGTTGCCGCAGCAGAATATTTTGCCAGACGCCTTGATGACTCATGAAAAAACCGTCAGTTTCGGAGGCTAAGCCTTTGTTTATGGAACGTTACGGCTAAAATTACGTCTTATGGGCTTGTTTTGAACCCAATCGGGCTTCATTTTTCTTATTTTATAAGACTGTATTCAAAAAAGCCAAACTTGGCTAAGACCATCCGATAAAATTCAGACATGCTTAAATTCATTCAAAAGGTTTTTGGAGGTTCTCCCAACGAGCGCGAACTCAAGAAAATCTGGCCCATTGTGGACGAAATTAACGCCCAGTATAACCTGCTCCAAAACCTAACCGATGACGAACTGCGGGGCAAAACGGCGACCTTTAAGGCCACCATACGGAAAGCACTTGGGGAAATTGAGGCGGATAAACACGCTATCGAACGGCGCTTACGTGGGATAGCAGAGAATAGCGATGGTGCACCAACCGAGGAACTCTCCCTCGAAGAACGGATGGCGCTCTATCAGGAAATCGAGAAATTAGACAAAGAGTGGCAAGACGCACTACAACTCACCTTAGACCAAATCCTTCCAGAAGCTTTTGCAGTGGTCAAGGAAACCTGTCGCCGCTTTGTGGGGAAAGAGTGGACTGCTGGTGGCGCACAAATCCGCTGGGACATGGTTCCCTATGATGTACAGATGGTGGGTGGAATTGTCTTGCACAAAGGACGAATCGCCGAAATGAAAACGGGGGAAGGGAAAACCTTGGTGGCTGTTGCACCGGTTTACCTCAATGCACTCTCTGGACGCGGCGTACACCTTGTGACGGTTAACCCCTATCTCGCACAACGCGACATGGAGTGGATGCGCCCCATTTTTGAGTTCCTCGACCTCAAAGTGGGCTGTATAGACATGCACGAACCCCATTCCGAAGCGCGTAAAGTGGCCTATGATGCCGACATCACGTATGGAACAAATAATGAGTTCGGCTTCGATTACCTGCGGGACAATTCCTTTGTGGTCGAACCCGATCACCTGATGCAACGTGCGCATAACTTCGCTATTGTGGACGAAATTGATTCGGTTTTGATTGACGAAGCTCGGACACCCCTTATTATTTCAGGTCCTGTTCCACAAGCCACTGAAGGCCAATTTGCGCAATACAAACCATTTGTTCAAAAATTGGTTGAAGCCCAAACCCGCCTCGTCGCACGGTTTGTGTCGGAAGCGGACAAACTTCTCGCAGCCAAAAAAACAGACGAAGCAGGCTTAGCATTATTGCGAGCACATCGTGGATTCCCCAAAAACAAAGCCTTGGCCAAACTCAAAACAGAGTCTGGCATCGCCCCATTGCTCCAAAAAACCGAGTACTTTTATCTTCAGGACAATGCCAAACGGATGCCTGAAGTGGATGAAGCCCTATATTATGCAGTGGACGAGAAAAACCACTCGATCGAAATGACGGAGTTGGGGCATAAATTTGTGGCACAGATTGCAAACCACGACGAAAATTTCTTTGTGCTTCCGGACGTGGGGGAAGGTATTGCCCGTATCAATGCCGAAATTACCGCCGGACTTGCGGAAAAAGAAGGCGAATGGGCGCATTTAGAAGGTGATGAACGGGACGTCAAACGGCGTGAAGCCCTTCGTCGTTCAGAGCTTGACCGCCAAGAAAAAGAAAGACAGCTGTATGCAGAAGTCTCTGAAAAGGCCGACCGAATCCATGCCATTAACCAATTACTCCGGGCTTATACGTACTACGAAAAAGATGTCGAATACATTGTAGAGGAAGACAAAATCCTGATCGTGGATGAGCAAACAGGCCGTGTCTTGCCCGGTCGTCGTTATTCGGATGGCTTACATCAAGCCATCGAGGCCAAAGAAAACGTTAAGGTGCAAGCAGCTACCCAGACCTATGCCACCATTACGCTGCAAAACTACTTCCGGATGTATGCCAAACTTGCAGGTATGACTGGAACCGCCGAGACCGAATCTGCCGAGTTCTTCTCGATCTATAAATTAGAAGTCAACGTCATTCCAACAAACCGCCCCATTACCAGAAAGGATTTAGAAGATTTGGTCTTCAGAACCAAACGCGAAAAATACAATGCGGTTTTGGACAAAATTGCCGATTATCAGCAACGCGGACAACCTGTACTTGTGGGGACAACCTCTGTAGAAGTTTCCGAAATGCTCAGCCGCTTGCTTACCCGTAAAGGCATAAAACACAATGTCTTGAATGCAAAGGTGGATCGTGCCAAAGCCGAAGCGCTCATTGTGGCCGAGGCCGGACAAACGGGCGCTGTAACCATTGCAACCAACATGGCTGGACGGGGGACGGACATTAAGTTGGCTCCGGGAATCTCGAATCTGGGTGGTCTCGCCATTCTGGGGACGGAGCGACACGAAAGCCGCCGCATTGACCTCCAGTTGCGCGGACGTTCGGGACGGCAAGGAGATCCGGGCGAAAGCCAATTTTACGTCTCGTTGGAGGACGACCTCATGCGGTTATTTGGACATGACCGCACGGCAAAAGTCATGGACAAAATGGGGATGGAGGAAGGCGAGGTCATTACCCACCCTTGGGTCACAAAGAGTATCGAACGGGCACAAACCAAGGTTGAACAAAACCACTTTAGTACCCGGAAGCGTCAACTGGAGTTTGACGACGTATTGAATGCGCAGCGCCATGTAATCTATGACCGACGGATGCACGCCCTGAAAGGAGAACGGTTGCGCGGCGACATCCTGCAAATGCTACAAGACTTATGCGATGATATTGCTCAACGTTATGTAGCCAATAAAGATTATGACGGCTTGCGAGATGAAGTCTTACGTCAGTTTGCACTTGTTATAGAATTGGATTCCGTAGCATTCAACAGCATTAGCGAGAAAGCCCTATCACAGACTATTTTTAAACAGGCAGAGCGTACATACCATGCCAAACGCCAACTACTGGCAGAAAATTTCTTGCACGGCGTGCAGAATATGCTCCAAAATGCTACCGAGAGGCCCGAAAAAATCGTGGTGGACTTTTCCGACGGGCGCAAAATTTTGCGTGTGGTGGTAGATGTTGAGCAAATCTTGGCCACACATGGGCAAGAGGTAAACGACGCTTTGGAACGCTCGGCCATTCTATCCACCATAGATGACAGGTGGGTAGAACACCTCCGCGAATTAGACGACCTAAAAGAAGGTATTTATTTACGGGCTTATGGCCAAAAGGATCCCTTGGTTGAATACAAGGTAGAAGCTTTTAGCCTTTTTACGGAATTATTGAACGATCTAAATGAACAAGTTTTGAGCATTGTTTTTAGGTCTGGCCTGCTTGTGCAAGAACGCGAACGTGCGGAAAATGTAAGAAGAAACACGCGATTGGATAGTAAACGGGCAAAAGCCACCCATCAACAAGCCGCAAGTGGCTATGGCGCTGGCTCGGACGACATGTATAAAGAAGGTCAGGCCAAAGAAGACCCCACCGTAAAGCAAGCACCCATCGTCCGAAACAAAGAAGATAAGGTTAGCAGGAACGACATTGTGAAGGTCATGAATCCTACAACTGGAGAAGTGGTGGAAATGAAATACAAAAAGGCACAGCAAATGATCCAAAAAGGCTGGAGCCGTGTTCGATAATACCTTGAACGGATCGAAAAGGCGTACATGACGTGCGCCTTTTTTCGTTGCGTCATCGCGATCTTGGCAGGCGTTTGACGGTTCACGAGAAGCCGTTTATCCGTCAATGGACAATAGATGCCTTCAGCGCATCGTTCTTGTGATCTCGTTCTTGCCAAAATCTCACCAATGCGTTGAACCTCATCTTATGTTAACCCATAAAATTGATCCACCTCAACCACGCAGACCGCTCATAAAAGACCTTCGGAGAACGCTTCGCTTGGGTTTATTTTTCTTTGCGACTTCAATTTTGGTACGCCTTTTCTTTTTTGTACCCTTTGCCGTTTCTTCCTCCTCGATGGCATATAGCCTGCTCAAAGGCGATTATATTTTGGTCTCCAAGATTGCTTATGGGTCTCGAATGCCGCTTTCTGTCACGATTCCATTTACGGACTGGGTGATCAAAGAAGACTTTTTCCCCTATCTACGATTTTCAGGTTTGGGACAAATACAGCGAAACGACATCATTGTTTTTAATTTTCCACCAGAAAATCGCGCAACCGACCTAAAAACGCCTTATGTAAAGCGGGTTCTGGGCATGCCGAACGACTCGCTACGCATCAAGGCGAAAGACCTCTACATCAATGGCAAACTTCTCCCCTTGACCCCATTACAAGCCCAAGACTGGCTTGTGACATTAGTGGATGAAGACACCGTGATTCCGCCCGCACGAATCGAAGCATTAGACCTTACTGTTCGCTACCGAACCGCTTCAAACG
Above is a genomic segment from Rhodothermia bacterium containing:
- the secA gene encoding preprotein translocase subunit SecA gives rise to the protein MLKFIQKVFGGSPNERELKKIWPIVDEINAQYNLLQNLTDDELRGKTATFKATIRKALGEIEADKHAIERRLRGIAENSDGAPTEELSLEERMALYQEIEKLDKEWQDALQLTLDQILPEAFAVVKETCRRFVGKEWTAGGAQIRWDMVPYDVQMVGGIVLHKGRIAEMKTGEGKTLVAVAPVYLNALSGRGVHLVTVNPYLAQRDMEWMRPIFEFLDLKVGCIDMHEPHSEARKVAYDADITYGTNNEFGFDYLRDNSFVVEPDHLMQRAHNFAIVDEIDSVLIDEARTPLIISGPVPQATEGQFAQYKPFVQKLVEAQTRLVARFVSEADKLLAAKKTDEAGLALLRAHRGFPKNKALAKLKTESGIAPLLQKTEYFYLQDNAKRMPEVDEALYYAVDEKNHSIEMTELGHKFVAQIANHDENFFVLPDVGEGIARINAEITAGLAEKEGEWAHLEGDERDVKRREALRRSELDRQEKERQLYAEVSEKADRIHAINQLLRAYTYYEKDVEYIVEEDKILIVDEQTGRVLPGRRYSDGLHQAIEAKENVKVQAATQTYATITLQNYFRMYAKLAGMTGTAETESAEFFSIYKLEVNVIPTNRPITRKDLEDLVFRTKREKYNAVLDKIADYQQRGQPVLVGTTSVEVSEMLSRLLTRKGIKHNVLNAKVDRAKAEALIVAEAGQTGAVTIATNMAGRGTDIKLAPGISNLGGLAILGTERHESRRIDLQLRGRSGRQGDPGESQFYVSLEDDLMRLFGHDRTAKVMDKMGMEEGEVITHPWVTKSIERAQTKVEQNHFSTRKRQLEFDDVLNAQRHVIYDRRMHALKGERLRGDILQMLQDLCDDIAQRYVANKDYDGLRDEVLRQFALVIELDSVAFNSISEKALSQTIFKQAERTYHAKRQLLAENFLHGVQNMLQNATERPEKIVVDFSDGRKILRVVVDVEQILATHGQEVNDALERSAILSTIDDRWVEHLRELDDLKEGIYLRAYGQKDPLVEYKVEAFSLFTELLNDLNEQVLSIVFRSGLLVQERERAENVRRNTRLDSKRAKATHQQAASGYGAGSDDMYKEGQAKEDPTVKQAPIVRNKEDKVSRNDIVKVMNPTTGEVVEMKYKKAQQMIQKGWSRVR
- a CDS encoding choice-of-anchor B family protein, yielding MRITISGVLAFLAIGLLPQVGEAQGVPAPILGKVSCTNGFAAGYPCKNVDLLAYLPRQAAGLILKDGNIEGEMSGSWGWTDAASGREFILAGISTGTSFIEITNPEKPVYLGILPIPAGTVPNIWREIKTYQHYALIVGDAAGPHGMQVFDLHNLLNVSNPPTTFTETTRYTGAANVHDIVVNEESGYAYLVGTNGSSPSCGGGLHMVDIRNPLAPKFAGCFSEPRTGRAGTGYIHDAQCVNYKGPDTRYSGREICFCYAETAVNIVDVTDKSSPKSLSITVYPNVGYVHQGWASPDHRYIFVDDEFDESRGLTNNATRTIIMNIEDLQRPLLAKEYFSLTSAVDHNQYVKGRYLYQANYTAGLRILDVLDPNNPKEIGYFDCFPNDDSPIYEGAWNVYAYHKNGVISMNCIGQGVYVVRPQTNLLATDDETPQSPQIGTVYPNPFQMHAQLKLTLERTEWVNISVFDVLGRQVSTLHSGVLGSGVHEFPIQAQDWPGGRYLYKIQAGKSAHLGSFVLNK
- the lepB gene encoding signal peptidase I, with translation MLTHKIDPPQPRRPLIKDLRRTLRLGLFFFATSILVRLFFFVPFAVSSSSMAYSLLKGDYILVSKIAYGSRMPLSVTIPFTDWVIKEDFFPYLRFSGLGQIQRNDIIVFNFPPENRATDLKTPYVKRVLGMPNDSLRIKAKDLYINGKLLPLTPLQAQDWLVTLVDEDTVIPPARIEALDLTVRYRTASNAILVSASVAAIEVLRELPYVTSVAPYVRESISDKLFPSGLGFAQDNYGPIYIPKKGETIAITPKNWPMYSAILSHFEGLEAVTWKDETLWIAGKRVSRYTFRQNYYFVLGDNRDASSDSKFWGFVPEDHIIGKATRILFSSDSQIGIPRMERIFQAIE
- a CDS encoding DUF4249 domain-containing protein codes for the protein MSHQGVWQNILLRQHQNGRSKYLKTILMLGLFCGISACDQINQPVFLDPPPLPKQLVVNGIFTPETFWEVSVTLPYALFENKTTPSSYSAAQVKLYGDGQLVEVLPFLVACGCYRSATNKPQFGVTYQLVVSATGYPTATATARLPNGLTLDRQSMGISRSTERGAQNTINRRLSALVALEFTDALAEGDQYMIAVIQETTTSLQSTAYPSVLVGYRFKSSSEWLSASGEFDDELSGEDDRRRIATFTDKGMAGQQIKIPITISGYTLRYREGNTSDGTKLFTDQMKYHVILARISPELYQYERSIMDQRTFSDVPIVEPVPVYSNISNGLGIFAGYAGTTIEFQ
- a CDS encoding DUF971 domain-containing protein, which translates into the protein MTFRSPKSVKVQTQNQSLVIQWADGHESIFPLDGLRRECPCAGCKGGHENMGEAFDVMIFRLPALQHQTVKKIEPIGHHALRITWEDGHNAGMYRWDLLRAACPCDSCFSASSIGTQ